The following are from one region of the Stigmatella ashevillena genome:
- a CDS encoding imm11 family protein, producing MSKRFFKLADDVNVPHRWHLDAPTNSRGEKVDEGLFRRGVPVHITDHVRIPVEIAGKPLDFTFAAVGLPVVHVRVASMFAELAPEDVQLFPVEVEGQPDQYLILVATHLIRCIDEEASRIRLWTHEDGAPHMVGRYASVRDMRIDKAKAGSANVFRCEGWIGPLIVSGEIKRALDRMGATGTRFEEV from the coding sequence ATGTCCAAGCGCTTCTTCAAGCTCGCCGACGATGTGAACGTCCCGCACCGGTGGCACCTTGACGCGCCGACGAATAGTCGCGGCGAGAAAGTGGACGAGGGGCTTTTCAGGCGCGGGGTCCCCGTCCACATCACGGACCACGTGAGAATTCCCGTCGAGATCGCAGGCAAGCCGCTGGACTTCACTTTTGCGGCCGTCGGCCTCCCGGTGGTCCATGTCCGCGTCGCGTCCATGTTCGCGGAGCTGGCTCCGGAAGATGTGCAACTGTTCCCCGTAGAAGTGGAGGGCCAACCGGATCAGTACCTCATCCTTGTGGCCACGCACCTCATCCGTTGTATCGACGAAGAGGCGTCGCGGATCCGGCTCTGGACTCACGAAGACGGAGCTCCTCATATGGTCGGTCGCTATGCCTCCGTGCGTGACATGCGTATCGACAAGGCCAAGGCGGGCAGCGCCAACGTGTTCCGTTGCGAAGGGTGGATAGGTCCACTGATCGTCTCCGGAGAGATAAAGAGGGCCTTGGATCGCATGGGCGCCACCGGCACAAGGTTCGAGGAGGTCTAA
- a CDS encoding hybrid sensor histidine kinase/response regulator, translating into MPSPSPPTQEQVLEAEVARLRRLLQEAGIDAGPAAMGASPAARLLASAQGGSWEQGEQLRIAQEAGGIGAFAVEIATDAMSVTPEFCRLFGIDVVASVSATQVETLIVPEDRNVASSADTRLQGRASAHAEYRIRHARTGELRWISRRAEFVRDAQGRAVRLIGVVQDVTERRHAEDALRAANERIQLALNAGAVFGTWVWDIPSVRITVDERFSKSFGLAPEAVSQEVTPQELSSSIHPEDYPRVEALVLQTLQEGKPLRVELRARQFDGSYLWLEANGHCEHDAEGKPLRFPGVLLNIDERKRAELRQAVLAEIGEQLRALDSTADIASVAMEQVGRLFGVLRAGYGRVDASQERVEVERDWVSGPGVISVSGTHLFTNHGTYIEDLKRGEPVIIPDVEADPRTAGQVGHLRRFGVRALLDVPLREQGRMVAMLYLHHSEVRHWSRDEVQFMNAVADRIWVASERVRVMADLRRANETLEQRVAQRTRERDRIWNVSQDLQMVSDLEGRFISANPAWTAILGWTQEELLGKTTAWIEHPADHARTRAEVARLAEGHRTVAFENSMRHKNGSYRLLSWMAVPVPEDGLLYAVARDITEQRQIEEQLRQAQKMEAVGNLTGGVAHDFNNLLQIIGGNLQLLERDMASHERGLRRVQTALGAVERGAKLASQLLAFSRRQPLQPMVLHLGRLVRGMDDLLRRSLGESIEVETVVTGGLWNTFADPNQLENVILNLAINARDAMTGHGRLTIEVTNAVLDERYGQLYPEAVPGEYVMLAVSDTGSGMPPEVVARAFEPFFTTKSEGRGTGLGLSMVYGFVKQSGGHVKIYSELGHGTAVKVYLPRAFLAETPRTEAAEGPIEGGSETILVVEDDAAVRATVVEMLSELGYCILKAVDAQSALAIVQSGVQVDLLLTDVVMPGPLRSPDMARQAKVLLPGMEVLFTSGYSENAIVHGGRLDPGVHLLSKPYRREDLARKVRSLLNVRQRLAAQAPRVEREPYRPEQVQGLDKARRLRVLLVEDDEDIRASASELLSVLGHEVLAVESAEEARGALVAEAFDVLFTDVTLPGMSGVELAREAVRRRSGLRIIIASGHGRAALDDGGARLAGVVVLTKPYALSQIQQALEQVASLR; encoded by the coding sequence ATGCCGAGTCCTTCCCCGCCCACCCAGGAACAGGTCCTCGAGGCCGAGGTCGCGCGCTTGCGGCGGCTGCTCCAGGAGGCGGGGATCGACGCGGGCCCGGCGGCGATGGGGGCCTCGCCCGCGGCGCGGCTCCTCGCCTCGGCCCAGGGCGGCTCGTGGGAGCAGGGGGAGCAGCTGCGCATCGCCCAGGAGGCCGGGGGCATTGGCGCGTTCGCGGTGGAGATCGCCACCGATGCGATGTCCGTGACCCCGGAGTTCTGCCGGCTGTTCGGCATTGACGTGGTGGCGTCCGTGTCCGCCACCCAGGTCGAGACGCTCATCGTTCCGGAGGACCGGAATGTTGCCTCCAGCGCGGATACCCGGCTCCAGGGCCGTGCGTCCGCCCACGCGGAGTACCGGATTCGCCATGCCCGCACGGGCGAGCTGCGGTGGATCTCCCGGCGCGCCGAGTTCGTCCGGGATGCGCAGGGACGGGCCGTCCGGCTGATTGGCGTCGTCCAAGACGTGACCGAGCGAAGGCACGCCGAGGACGCGCTCCGTGCGGCCAATGAGCGCATCCAACTCGCGTTGAATGCGGGGGCCGTGTTCGGCACCTGGGTCTGGGACATTCCCTCCGTCCGGATCACCGTTGATGAGCGCTTCTCGAAGTCCTTCGGGCTGGCGCCCGAGGCGGTCTCTCAGGAGGTGACGCCCCAGGAGCTCTCCTCCTCCATTCATCCCGAGGATTACCCCCGTGTCGAGGCGCTCGTCCTCCAGACGTTGCAGGAGGGCAAGCCGTTGCGCGTCGAGTTGCGCGCCCGGCAGTTCGATGGCTCCTACCTGTGGCTGGAGGCCAACGGCCACTGCGAGCATGACGCGGAGGGCAAGCCGCTCCGCTTCCCAGGGGTGTTGCTCAACATCGACGAGCGGAAGCGGGCAGAGCTTCGCCAGGCAGTCCTCGCGGAGATCGGCGAGCAACTGAGGGCGCTGGACAGCACGGCGGACATTGCCAGCGTGGCCATGGAACAAGTCGGGCGCCTCTTCGGCGTCCTGCGCGCGGGGTACGGCCGGGTGGACGCGTCCCAGGAGCGCGTCGAGGTCGAACGGGACTGGGTGTCCGGGCCTGGGGTCATCAGCGTGTCGGGCACTCACCTGTTCACGAACCACGGCACCTACATCGAGGATCTCAAGCGAGGCGAGCCCGTCATCATCCCGGACGTGGAGGCCGATCCGAGGACCGCGGGGCAGGTGGGGCACTTGCGGAGGTTCGGCGTCCGGGCGCTGCTCGATGTGCCGCTGCGCGAGCAGGGGCGCATGGTGGCCATGCTGTACCTGCACCACTCGGAGGTTCGCCACTGGTCGCGGGACGAGGTCCAATTCATGAACGCCGTGGCGGACCGCATCTGGGTGGCCAGCGAGCGCGTCCGGGTGATGGCGGATTTGCGGCGGGCCAACGAGACGCTCGAACAGCGGGTGGCGCAGCGAACGCGGGAGCGGGACCGCATCTGGAACGTCTCCCAGGATTTGCAGATGGTGTCGGACCTGGAGGGCCGGTTCATCAGCGCGAACCCGGCGTGGACGGCGATTCTCGGGTGGACGCAGGAGGAGCTGCTGGGAAAGACCACCGCGTGGATCGAGCACCCCGCGGACCATGCGAGGACGCGGGCCGAGGTGGCGCGCCTGGCCGAGGGCCACCGGACGGTGGCCTTCGAGAACTCCATGCGCCACAAGAATGGCTCCTACCGCCTGCTGTCGTGGATGGCGGTGCCCGTGCCCGAGGACGGGCTGCTCTACGCCGTCGCGCGCGACATCACCGAGCAGCGCCAGATCGAAGAGCAGTTGCGGCAGGCCCAGAAGATGGAGGCCGTGGGCAACCTCACGGGCGGCGTGGCGCACGACTTCAACAACCTGCTGCAAATCATCGGCGGCAACCTCCAGTTGCTGGAGCGTGACATGGCGTCCCACGAGCGGGGCCTCCGCCGGGTGCAGACCGCCCTGGGAGCCGTCGAGCGGGGCGCCAAGCTCGCCTCCCAGTTGCTCGCCTTCTCTCGCCGGCAGCCCCTGCAACCCATGGTGCTCCACCTGGGCCGGCTGGTGCGGGGCATGGATGATCTGCTGCGCCGCTCGTTGGGCGAGAGCATCGAGGTGGAGACCGTCGTGACGGGGGGCCTGTGGAACACGTTCGCGGACCCCAACCAGCTCGAGAACGTCATCCTCAACCTGGCCATCAACGCCCGGGATGCCATGACGGGCCATGGGCGGCTGACGATCGAGGTCACCAACGCCGTGCTCGATGAGCGCTACGGCCAGCTCTACCCCGAGGCGGTCCCCGGGGAGTACGTGATGCTGGCGGTCTCCGATACGGGCAGCGGCATGCCGCCCGAGGTGGTGGCGCGGGCCTTCGAGCCCTTCTTCACCACCAAGTCCGAGGGCCGCGGCACGGGCCTGGGGCTGAGCATGGTGTACGGCTTCGTCAAGCAGAGCGGTGGCCACGTGAAGATCTACAGCGAGCTGGGCCATGGCACGGCCGTGAAGGTCTACCTGCCCCGCGCGTTCCTGGCCGAGACGCCCCGCACCGAAGCCGCGGAGGGGCCCATCGAGGGTGGCTCCGAGACCATCCTGGTGGTGGAGGATGACGCCGCGGTGCGGGCCACCGTGGTGGAGATGCTGAGCGAGCTGGGCTACTGCATCCTCAAGGCCGTCGATGCGCAGAGCGCGCTGGCCATCGTCCAGAGCGGGGTGCAGGTGGATCTGCTGCTCACCGATGTGGTGATGCCCGGCCCGCTGCGCAGCCCCGACATGGCGCGGCAGGCCAAGGTCCTCCTGCCGGGGATGGAGGTGCTCTTCACCTCGGGCTACTCGGAGAACGCCATCGTGCACGGGGGACGGCTCGACCCGGGCGTCCACCTGCTGAGCAAGCCCTACCGGCGGGAGGATCTGGCGCGCAAGGTGCGCAGCCTGCTCAACGTTCGTCAGCGGCTGGCGGCCCAGGCCCCGCGGGTGGAGCGGGAGCCCTATCGGCCCGAGCAGGTCCAGGGGTTGGACAAGGCGCGGAGGCTGCGCGTGTTGCTCGTGGAGGATGATGAGGACATCCGCGCCTCGGCGAGCGAGCTGCTGAGCGTCCTGGGCCACGAGGTGCTGGCGGTGGAGAGCGCGGAGGAGGCGCGGGGGGCGCTGGTGGCGGAGGCCTTCGACGTGTTGTTCACGGACGTGACGCTGCCGGGGATGTCCGGGGTGGAGCTGGCGCGCGAGGCGGTGCGGCGGCGCTCCGGGCTGCGGATCATCATCGCCTCGGGGCATGGGCGCGCGGCGCTCGACGATGGGGGCGCGCGCCTCGCGGGGGTGGTGGTGCTGACCAAGCCCTATGCGCTGTCCCAGATTCAGCAGGCGCTGGAGCAGGTGGCCAGCCTCCGGTGA
- a CDS encoding AHH domain-containing protein encodes MLPWRMLWKAEALFLVLLVGCASIPRGSFVENVGQGKAVVHVPRTADLQPVELKEAEFQQAVSRLAREVRLTGTPRQTAEKAFQMDSQSGNYLYLQRDKKLVPAGDEPWDGTLTKEDLALAERYRLWCQSAYHSYGDCLGGALVAGRYLDMQGRYVWALAMSKSPVLDEMKKALGAMVEFRTLISAALWTLGSMLLVLLLNPVAPALVAVLGVAMLLYVGYDTLHNLVTGWAELTGAAKVATTFEELREAGERFGRILGRESARALALLLVAAIGATAQRFAAKVPTLPGSAQVAMQAEGQAGIWLPALGTVEEIAVSAEGVSITLPANAVAMAARPSRGKGPCVETHHIATICNDKFTARGGTWTPRFRQIFAKAGMSMEDPANKMPLPGHYGPHPERYHQLVYEELDVATATCRTVVECREGLTRALKALAKEIATPRTELNQLVTRLPPR; translated from the coding sequence ATGCTGCCGTGGAGGATGCTCTGGAAAGCTGAAGCCCTGTTCCTCGTGTTGCTGGTGGGGTGCGCCAGCATCCCTCGGGGCTCCTTCGTGGAGAACGTCGGCCAGGGCAAAGCCGTCGTCCACGTTCCCCGCACGGCGGATCTGCAACCGGTGGAACTGAAGGAAGCGGAGTTCCAGCAGGCCGTGAGTCGCCTCGCGCGCGAGGTGCGGCTGACAGGCACGCCGCGCCAGACGGCGGAGAAGGCGTTTCAAATGGATTCGCAGAGCGGCAATTACCTCTACCTTCAGCGGGATAAGAAGCTGGTGCCTGCAGGGGACGAGCCCTGGGACGGCACATTGACGAAAGAGGATTTGGCGCTGGCGGAACGCTATCGGCTCTGGTGCCAGAGCGCCTATCACTCCTACGGCGACTGTCTCGGGGGCGCGCTGGTGGCAGGGCGCTACCTGGACATGCAAGGCCGTTACGTCTGGGCGCTGGCGATGAGCAAGAGCCCGGTGCTGGACGAGATGAAGAAGGCGCTCGGAGCGATGGTGGAATTCCGCACGCTCATCAGCGCGGCCCTGTGGACGTTGGGTTCCATGTTGCTGGTCCTGCTCCTCAATCCCGTGGCTCCGGCGCTGGTGGCAGTCCTGGGCGTCGCGATGCTCCTGTATGTGGGCTACGACACGCTCCACAACCTTGTGACGGGCTGGGCTGAGTTGACTGGGGCGGCGAAGGTCGCCACCACCTTCGAGGAGCTCCGCGAGGCAGGCGAGCGCTTCGGCAGGATTCTCGGACGAGAGTCCGCGCGCGCGTTGGCCCTGCTGCTGGTGGCGGCCATTGGCGCGACGGCGCAACGGTTCGCGGCGAAGGTGCCGACGCTACCCGGCTCGGCGCAGGTGGCCATGCAGGCCGAGGGTCAGGCAGGAATCTGGCTGCCCGCGCTGGGGACGGTGGAGGAGATAGCGGTCAGTGCCGAGGGCGTCAGCATCACGCTGCCCGCGAACGCGGTGGCCATGGCGGCGCGGCCCAGTCGTGGCAAAGGCCCCTGCGTCGAGACGCACCACATCGCCACCATCTGCAACGACAAATTCACCGCGCGTGGGGGCACGTGGACGCCGAGGTTCCGGCAGATCTTCGCCAAAGCGGGAATGTCGATGGAGGACCCGGCGAACAAGATGCCTCTGCCTGGGCACTATGGACCGCACCCGGAGCGGTATCACCAGCTCGTCTACGAAGAACTGGACGTTGCAACGGCGACCTGTCGCACCGTCGTGGAGTGCCGTGAAGGGCTGACGCGGGCCCTCAAGGCTCTGGCGAAGGAAATCGCGACCCCGAGGACAGAGCTGAACCAACTCGTCACTCGGTTGCCTCCGCGCTAA
- a CDS encoding M14 family metallopeptidase: MSSHAAGLVAIAALTLSPLAVQAQSAPSKGVAFRPSLLVAKVSFSSREDLNQLAEKLDLTAAVDNVNHTVEALLSPGEFDALVASGRTVVVLEEQTRIMNAPREDEMGRLGISGYACYRTVNETYAAMARLETTYPNLAEWKDIGDTWDKVTAGGNPGDDLRVLILTNKSLPGPKPRFFLMGGIHAREYATAELATRFAEQLVTRYGTEAEATWLLDHHELHVVVQANPDGRRVAETGSSKRKNTNTSQGSCSTTTYGVDLNRNSSFDWGGAGASTSACNETYRGRAAVSEPETLALENYIRSIFPDQRGPGATDAAPADATGLLLSLHSYGGYVLYPWGATTTSPPNATQLRTLGRKFNYFNGYQACQVASCLYAATGSTDAFSYGELGVASYTFEMGNAFFESCTSFENTIFPKNLQALYYAFKAARRPYQVASGPDATTLTLSASTVSQGTNVTLSARADDTRYGTNGGTEASQAILGARYTLDAPSWVAGTPTYAMNPVDGLFNSTAESVQATVFTSGLAPGRHTLFVEARDSQGNWGVPSAIFLNVQ, translated from the coding sequence ATGTCGTCGCACGCCGCAGGTCTCGTTGCCATCGCAGCGCTCACCCTCTCCCCCCTGGCCGTCCAGGCGCAGTCCGCCCCCTCGAAGGGGGTCGCCTTCCGGCCCTCCCTCCTCGTGGCCAAGGTGTCCTTCTCCTCCCGGGAAGACCTCAACCAACTGGCCGAGAAGTTGGACCTCACCGCCGCCGTGGACAATGTGAACCACACCGTGGAGGCGCTCCTCTCCCCGGGGGAGTTCGATGCCCTGGTGGCGTCCGGGCGCACGGTGGTGGTGCTCGAAGAGCAGACGCGGATCATGAACGCGCCCCGGGAGGACGAGATGGGCCGCCTGGGCATCTCCGGGTATGCGTGCTACCGCACCGTGAACGAGACCTATGCCGCCATGGCCCGGCTCGAGACCACCTACCCGAACCTCGCCGAGTGGAAGGACATTGGCGACACCTGGGACAAGGTGACCGCCGGGGGCAACCCCGGGGATGACCTGCGGGTGTTGATCCTCACCAACAAGTCGCTGCCCGGCCCCAAGCCGCGCTTCTTCCTCATGGGCGGTATCCACGCGCGCGAGTACGCCACCGCGGAGCTGGCCACGCGCTTCGCCGAGCAGCTCGTCACCCGCTATGGCACCGAGGCCGAGGCCACCTGGCTGCTCGACCACCATGAGCTGCACGTGGTGGTGCAAGCCAACCCCGATGGCCGCCGCGTCGCCGAGACGGGCTCCTCCAAGCGCAAGAACACCAACACCTCCCAGGGCTCGTGCTCCACCACGACCTATGGCGTGGACCTCAACCGCAACAGCAGCTTCGACTGGGGCGGGGCGGGCGCGAGCACCAGCGCGTGCAACGAGACCTACCGGGGCCGCGCCGCCGTCTCCGAGCCCGAGACCCTGGCGCTGGAGAACTACATCCGCTCCATCTTCCCGGACCAGCGGGGCCCGGGTGCCACGGACGCCGCGCCCGCGGATGCCACCGGTCTGTTGCTCAGCCTCCACAGCTATGGCGGCTATGTGCTCTACCCCTGGGGCGCCACCACCACGTCGCCTCCCAACGCCACCCAACTGAGGACCCTGGGGCGCAAGTTCAACTACTTCAATGGCTATCAGGCGTGCCAGGTGGCCTCGTGCCTCTATGCGGCCACGGGCTCCACGGATGCCTTCTCCTATGGAGAACTCGGCGTCGCCTCCTATACCTTCGAGATGGGCAACGCCTTCTTCGAGAGCTGCACCTCTTTCGAGAACACGATCTTCCCCAAGAACCTGCAGGCGCTCTACTACGCCTTCAAGGCCGCGCGCCGACCCTATCAGGTGGCCTCGGGGCCTGATGCCACCACCCTCACGCTGTCGGCGAGCACCGTCTCTCAGGGCACGAATGTGACCCTCTCCGCCCGCGCCGATGACACCCGCTACGGCACCAATGGCGGGACCGAGGCGTCGCAAGCCATCCTCGGTGCCCGGTACACCCTCGACGCGCCGTCCTGGGTGGCCGGCACGCCCACCTACGCCATGAACCCGGTGGACGGGCTCTTCAACAGCACCGCCGAGTCCGTCCAGGCCACGGTCTTCACCTCGGGGCTGGCCCCCGGCCGGCACACCCTCTTCGTCGAGGCCCGGGACAGCCAGGGCAATTGGGGGGTGCCCTCGGCCATCTTCCTGAACGTGCAGTGA
- a CDS encoding VOC family protein, with product MLELRACIDVNDLEQGIAFYTQALGLKVGRRLGDGWAELLGAPSPIDLLAKPEGSSASPTEALPRNYRRHWTPVHLDFVVADLDAAVQQARSAGALIEKEIEETKWGRIALLADPFGHGFCLLEFRGRGYDELLAP from the coding sequence ATGCTTGAACTTCGCGCGTGTATCGATGTCAACGATCTGGAGCAGGGCATTGCCTTCTACACCCAGGCCCTGGGACTGAAGGTGGGGCGCCGACTCGGAGACGGTTGGGCGGAACTGCTCGGCGCCCCCTCCCCCATCGATCTGCTCGCCAAGCCCGAGGGGAGTTCCGCCAGCCCCACGGAGGCCCTGCCCCGAAACTACCGCCGCCACTGGACACCGGTGCACTTGGACTTCGTGGTCGCCGATCTCGATGCGGCGGTCCAGCAGGCCCGGAGCGCGGGAGCCCTCATCGAAAAAGAGATTGAGGAGACGAAGTGGGGACGCATCGCCCTCCTTGCAGACCCTTTCGGACACGGCTTCTGCCTGCTTGAGTTCCGAGGGCGGGGCTACGACGAACTCCTTGCTCCCTGA
- a CDS encoding heavy metal translocating P-type ATPase, whose protein sequence is MKEAHEGVSSPSSEDSRPVDPVCGMRVDPDQPKGGTFEHAGHRYFFCNPKCREKFRADPRKYLEPASAPAPEAPPGTMFICPMDPEVRQDHPGACPKCGMALEPESPSLEETPDPELIGMTRRFWVCLALSVPVLFLGMSEMVPGQPVQRRLSPGALAWAQFVLSAPVVLWGGGPFFQRGWASVRNRHLNMFTLIALGTGAAYLFSLFATFFPGALPHAFTGHGGAIPVYFEAAATITTLALLGQVLELRARRATSGALRALLSLAPTTARRLREDGGEEDVPLEQVHPGDRLRVRPGEKAPVDGVVLEGEGAVDESMVTGESLPVEKGPGAKLTGGTVNGTGSLILKAERVGKDTLLSRIVQRVGEAQRTRAPIQRLADQVASVFVPAVIAVAVLTALVWGVWGPEPRFAHALVNAVAVLIIACPCALGLATPISVVVGTGRGAQMGVLIREASALERLERVDTLVVDKTGTLTEGKPKLVSVEPVAGMDEARLLRLAASLEQGSEHPLAAAIVAGAQARGAVLSRTQEFRSLTGKGVVGRVEGTAVALGNAALLSALEVEAGALGPRAEALRREGQTVVFVVVEGQPAGLLGVEDPLKASTPEALALLRREGLRVVMLTGDSRTTAEAVARKLGLDEVLAEVLPEAKGEVVKRLQAEGRVVAMAGDGVNDAPALAQADVGIAMGTGTDIAMESAGVTLVKGDLVGIARARALSQATLRNIRQNLFFAFVYNLLGVPLAAGVLYPAFGLLLSPMLASAAMSLSSVSVIGNALRLKKAM, encoded by the coding sequence ATGAAGGAAGCACATGAGGGCGTGTCATCGCCCAGTTCGGAGGATTCCCGGCCCGTGGATCCGGTCTGTGGAATGAGGGTGGACCCCGATCAGCCCAAGGGCGGCACCTTCGAGCACGCAGGCCACCGCTATTTCTTCTGCAACCCGAAGTGCCGGGAGAAGTTCCGCGCGGATCCCCGGAAGTATCTGGAGCCCGCGTCGGCCCCTGCGCCAGAGGCTCCTCCCGGGACGATGTTCATCTGCCCGATGGATCCCGAGGTCCGGCAGGACCATCCGGGCGCGTGCCCCAAGTGCGGCATGGCGCTGGAGCCGGAATCTCCCTCGCTGGAGGAGACGCCGGACCCTGAGCTGATCGGCATGACGCGCCGGTTCTGGGTGTGCTTGGCCTTGAGCGTGCCGGTGCTGTTCCTGGGCATGTCGGAGATGGTGCCGGGCCAGCCGGTGCAGCGGCGGCTGTCCCCCGGAGCCCTGGCGTGGGCGCAGTTCGTGCTCAGCGCTCCCGTCGTGCTCTGGGGCGGGGGGCCCTTCTTCCAGCGGGGGTGGGCCTCGGTGCGCAACCGGCACCTCAACATGTTCACCCTCATCGCGCTGGGCACGGGCGCGGCGTACCTCTTCAGCCTCTTCGCCACCTTCTTTCCGGGGGCGTTGCCACACGCCTTCACCGGCCATGGGGGCGCCATCCCCGTCTACTTCGAGGCGGCGGCCACCATCACCACGTTGGCGCTCCTGGGACAGGTGCTGGAGCTGCGGGCCCGGCGGGCCACCTCGGGCGCGCTGCGGGCCCTGCTGAGCCTGGCGCCCACCACGGCCCGGCGCCTCCGCGAGGACGGGGGCGAGGAGGATGTGCCGCTGGAGCAGGTGCACCCAGGAGACCGGCTGCGCGTGCGGCCGGGCGAGAAGGCGCCCGTGGACGGGGTGGTGTTGGAGGGCGAGGGCGCCGTGGATGAGTCCATGGTGACGGGCGAGTCCCTGCCCGTGGAGAAGGGGCCGGGCGCGAAGCTGACCGGTGGCACCGTCAATGGCACGGGGAGCCTCATCCTGAAGGCCGAGCGCGTGGGAAAGGACACGCTGCTGTCACGCATCGTGCAGCGGGTGGGCGAGGCCCAGCGCACCCGGGCGCCCATTCAGCGGCTGGCGGACCAGGTGGCCTCCGTCTTCGTTCCGGCCGTCATCGCCGTGGCGGTGCTCACGGCCCTCGTGTGGGGCGTGTGGGGGCCCGAGCCGAGGTTCGCCCACGCGCTGGTGAACGCGGTGGCGGTGCTCATCATCGCCTGTCCGTGCGCGCTGGGGCTCGCCACGCCCATCTCCGTGGTGGTGGGCACCGGGCGCGGGGCACAGATGGGGGTGCTCATCCGGGAGGCCTCGGCGCTCGAGCGGCTGGAGCGCGTGGACACGCTGGTGGTGGACAAGACGGGCACGCTTACCGAGGGCAAGCCCAAGCTCGTCTCCGTGGAGCCCGTGGCGGGCATGGATGAGGCCCGCTTGCTGCGGCTGGCCGCGAGCCTGGAGCAGGGCAGCGAGCACCCCCTGGCCGCCGCCATCGTCGCCGGGGCCCAGGCGCGGGGGGCCGTGCTCTCGCGGACGCAGGAGTTCCGCTCGCTCACCGGCAAGGGGGTGGTGGGGCGGGTAGAGGGCACCGCCGTGGCGCTGGGCAACGCGGCGCTGCTCTCCGCGCTGGAGGTGGAGGCGGGCGCCTTGGGCCCCCGCGCCGAGGCGCTGCGGCGGGAGGGGCAGACGGTGGTCTTCGTGGTGGTGGAAGGTCAGCCCGCGGGGCTGCTGGGGGTGGAGGATCCGCTCAAGGCGTCCACGCCCGAGGCCCTGGCGCTCCTGCGGCGCGAGGGCTTGCGCGTGGTGATGCTCACCGGGGACAGCCGCACCACGGCGGAGGCGGTGGCCCGGAAGCTGGGCCTCGACGAGGTGCTGGCCGAGGTGCTGCCGGAGGCGAAGGGGGAGGTGGTGAAGCGGCTCCAGGCCGAGGGGCGGGTGGTGGCCATGGCGGGAGATGGCGTCAACGATGCGCCCGCGCTTGCCCAGGCGGACGTGGGCATCGCCATGGGGACAGGAACGGACATCGCCATGGAGAGCGCGGGGGTGACGCTGGTGAAGGGGGACTTGGTGGGCATTGCCCGTGCGCGAGCGCTCAGCCAGGCCACGCTGCGCAACATCCGGCAGAACCTGTTCTTCGCCTTCGTCTACAACCTGCTCGGCGTGCCGCTGGCCGCGGGGGTGCTCTATCCCGCCTTCGGCCTGTTGCTGAGCCCCATGCTCGCCAGCGCGGCGATGAGCCTGTCCTCCGTGTCTGTCATTGGAAACGCGCTGCGGCTGAAGAAGGCAATGTAG